A single Cyprinus carpio isolate SPL01 chromosome A20, ASM1834038v1, whole genome shotgun sequence DNA region contains:
- the LOC109080248 gene encoding LOW QUALITY PROTEIN: 60S ribosomal protein L7-like 1 (The sequence of the model RefSeq protein was modified relative to this genomic sequence to represent the inferred CDS: substituted 1 base at 1 genomic stop codon), whose translation MAESGTEKVIKLVPENLLKKRKAYQAIKATQAKLALQQKRKVQKGIPLKFKRLEEFLXKSRRRSSGDDSLVGIINNPPPPMPPAKNSLAFAVRIREIKGVSHKVIKAIQMLRLRKIFSGTFVKVSKASIKMLKTVEPYVAWGYPNLKSVRELILKRGLARIDKRKIPLTDNTLIEQHLGQYGIICLEDLIHEIYSGGKNFRVVNNFLYPFHLSVPRHAARDKVGLLKDIGDPGPRAEDINSIIRKLN comes from the exons ATGGCAGAATCAGG aACTGAAAAAGTTATCAAACTTGTACCGGAAAACCTTCTCAAGAAACGGAAGGCATACCAGGCTATCAAAGCTACTCAAGCCAAACTTGCATTGCAGCAGAAGAGAAAA GTTCAAAAAGGAATTCCCTTGAAGTTTAAGCGCTTGGAGGAGTTTTTGTGAAAAAGCAGGAGGAGGAGTAGTGGTGATGATAGTCTGGTGGGAATAATAAATAATCCTCCGCCGCCCATGCCGCCTGCAAAGAACAGCCTGGCGTTTGCTGTCCGCATCAGAGA GATCAAAGGTGTGAGCCACAAAGTGATCAAGGCCATTCAGATGCTGAGGCTAAGGAAGATCTTCAGTGGCACCTTTGTGAAAGTCAGCAAGGCTTCTATAAAAATGCTTAAGACTGTGGAGCCTTATGTTGCATGGGG TTATCCCAACTTGAAATCAGTCCGTGAGCTCATATTGAAAAGAGGTCTGGCGAGGATTGATAAGAGAAAGATTCCTCTGACTGACAATACGCTCATTGAACAGCATCTCG GACAATATGGGATCATCTGTTTGGAGGACCTTATCCATGAGATTTATTCTGGTGGAAAGAACTTCAGGGTGGTAAACAACTTCCTGTATCCGTTCCATTTGTCAGTACCACGACATGCTGCTAGAGACAAAGTTGGACTCTTGAAAGATATTGGTGATCCTGGACCCAGAGCTGAGGACATAAACTCAATCATCAGGAAACTCAACTGA